DNA from Bacillus sp. Marseille-P3661:
TATTAATTAAGCAACCTGAAGTCATTATTTTGGATGAACCCACACTAGGAATTGACCCGCAAGGTGTTCAAGATTTGCTTAGTTTAATCAGAACATTGAGTAAAGAGTACGGAATAACCGTATTACTTTCATCACACCATCTTCATCAAGTACAACAAATCTGTGATCGGGTTGGGTTATTTGTAGATGGAAAACTTTTGGCCTGCGGTAATATTAAGGAGTTGGCACATAAGTTGTTTTCAAGTGATGGCATGACCTTGGAGACTAAAGTTTCTCTCATTACTGATCCTTTGCTAGAAAAGCTTAGAGATATACCTGAGGTATTAGCTGTAGAATATAAGCATGATGAATTAACTATTAAGAGCAAAACAGATATTTCATCAGAAGTAGCAAGCATCATAGTTAACTCGGGTATCTCCCTAAGAGGACTTGTTCTTAAAGAACATGGTTTAGATGATATTTATCATCAATACTTTGAAGGGGAGGTTAACGGTAAAATATGAAACATGATTTCGTTTACAAGATAGATCATAAAGACACACATCATATACACCATCCTTTCCTTACTATGGTGCAGAAGGAAATAGCTGATCAAGTCAGAAGTTGGAGATTTATAATATTAGTATTGCTTATATTACTAACTTGCCTCGCTTCCCTATATTCATCATTAAGCATTATTCGTACAGCTGCCGCGTCCATCGACACAAATGATGCTTTCTTATTTTTAAAAATATTTACACTTTCTGACCCGCAAGGCTCAATGCCTTCTTTTATGACATTTATTAGTCTATTAGGTCCATTATTAGGAATTGGCCTGGGATTTGATGCAATCAATTCGGAACGAAATCGTGGAACGCTCAGCCGAATTTTAGCCCAGCCTATCCCTAGAGATTATTTAATTAATGCAAAATTTTTAGCCAACTTAGGTTTAATCGGCATATTGACTTTTGCATTAGGCTTTTTAATCATTGGACTAGGGATTATTTCAATAGGTTTCCCACCAACATGGGATGAGTTTTGGAGAATGGTAGCCTTTCTATTTCTTAGTGTAATTTATATAGGCTTTTGGTTAAACATATCAATATTATTTTCAATTCGCTTTAAGCAAACTGCTACATCAGCACTTTCGAGTATTGCAATGTGGTTGTTCTTCAGCGTATTTTATTCAATCATTATTAACATAATTGGCAAAGCGGCATTTCAGATTCAAAAAATGGGGGCAATATATGAGTTA
Protein-coding regions in this window:
- a CDS encoding ABC transporter ATP-binding protein; protein product: MQETIIDIQNLTKFYETKCAVDDLNLKIYRGEVFGLLGPNGAGKSTSILMMLGLSEPSTGTITVCGYNSTHEPIKVKQKVGYLPDNVGFYEERTGLENLLYTAQLNGQSKQEAKERAIDLLRQVGLEKACHKKTGNYSRGMKQRLGLADVLIKQPEVIILDEPTLGIDPQGVQDLLSLIRTLSKEYGITVLLSSHHLHQVQQICDRVGLFVDGKLLACGNIKELAHKLFSSDGMTLETKVSLITDPLLEKLRDIPEVLAVEYKHDELTIKSKTDISSEVASIIVNSGISLRGLVLKEHGLDDIYHQYFEGEVNGKI
- a CDS encoding ABC transporter permease — translated: MKHDFVYKIDHKDTHHIHHPFLTMVQKEIADQVRSWRFIILVLLILLTCLASLYSSLSIIRTAAASIDTNDAFLFLKIFTLSDPQGSMPSFMTFISLLGPLLGIGLGFDAINSERNRGTLSRILAQPIPRDYLINAKFLANLGLIGILTFALGFLIIGLGIISIGFPPTWDEFWRMVAFLFLSVIYIGFWLNISILFSIRFKQTATSALSSIAMWLFFSVFYSIIINIIGKAAFQIQKMGAIYELGGMQTIIQTLSRFNPSYLYSEITTILLTPTIRSLGPLTMEQLVGAIPSPLPLKQSLLLIWPQFTGLIAATIICFGISYFIFMKQEIRAK